The proteins below come from a single Rosa rugosa chromosome 2, drRosRugo1.1, whole genome shotgun sequence genomic window:
- the LOC133728178 gene encoding TPR repeat-containing thioredoxin TTL1-like, with product MSHAGKPISEPGVDSSLSDRLRDSLSCEANKPDFRELDLGSPVSPLRTRQSGGLATATSSSSSSSGSVSGRNGPNPVNAKRSGSGPNNNHSGDLSGSSESSPTNTRNSSKPGHTRSNSGSAPPLIYSGQSSSAVNSSPRSNVLPTGNICPSGKILKAGMVPNRSSRTDVLGSGTGYYGHGSIMRGGAAAKSVGATEAVSSRTSGGGELGKRGMGSVDPEEVKRAGNEHYRRGNFAEALSLYDRAIALAPANAAYRSNRAAALTGLGRLGEAVRECEEAVKLDPNYGRAHHRLGSLFLRLGQVENARRHLCLPGLQPDAAELRKLEVVEKHLKKCTDARRVGDWKSVLRENDSAIAAGADFSPQLSMCRAEAHLKLHQIDDAESVLSNIPKLDTYTNSSQSKFFGMLSEAYTYFVLAQIEMAFGRFENAVTSAEKAGKIDPRNLEVASLLQNVRMVVRARARGNDLFKSERFTEACLAYGDGLRLDPSNSVLYCNRAACWFKLGMWEHSIEDCNQALCIKPNYTKALLRRAASNSKLERWVDAVRDYEILRRELPDDNEVAESLFHAQVALKKSRGEEVHNMKFGGEVEEILGLEQFRAAICLPGVSVVHFKAASDLQCKQISPFVDTLCGRYPSINFLKVDIEESPAVANIENVKIVPTFKIYKKGSRVKEMVCPCREMLEHSVRHYSF from the exons ATGTCGCACGCCGGGAAGCCCATTTCGGAGCCAGGCGTCGACTCCTCGCTCTCCGATCGCCTCCGTGACTCACTGAGTTGCGAGGCCAACAAGCCCGACTTCCGAGAACTCGATCTGGGCTCGCCCGTTTCGCCGCTGCGGACTCGCCAGAGCGGTGGGCTCGCCACTGCCACCAGCAGCAGCTCCAGTTCGTCCGGATCGGTGTCGGGTCGGAATGGCCCCAACCCGGTTAATGCGAAGAGGTCCGGTTCGGGGCCCAACAACAACCACTCCGGCGACCTCTCCGGCTCCAGCGAGAGCAGTCCCACCAATACCCGGAATAGCTCCAAACCGGGTCATACGAGATCCAATTCCGGCTCCGCCCCCCCCTTAATTTACTCGGGTCAGAGCTCCTCCGCCGTGAACTCGTCGCCGAGATCGAATGTTCTGCCCACCGGGAACATATGCCCATCCGGGAAAATCCTCAAGGCGGGTATGGTTCCGAATCGGAGCTCCAGAACCGACGTTTTGGGCTCCGGGACAGGCTATTACGGCCACGGGAGCATAATGCGGGGCGGCGCGGCGGCCAAGAGCGTCGGCGCCACCGAGGCGGTGAGCTCCAGAACAAGCGGCGGCGGAGAGTTGGGGAAGAGAGGAATGGGGAGTGTGGATCCGGAAGAGGTGAAGAGAGCTGGAAATGAGCACTACAGAAGAGGCAATTTTGCAGAGGCTTTGAGCTTGTATGATCGGGCAATTGCTTTGGCTCCGGCCAATGCGGCTTACCGGAGCAACCGGGCTGCGGCATTGACCGGTCTAGGGCGGCTGGGGGAGGCGGTGAGGGAGTGTGAGGAGGCTGTGAAGTTGGATCCCAATTACGGCAGAGCTCACCACCGTTTGGGTTCTTTGTTTCTTAG GTTAGGGCAGGTGGAGAATGCCAGGAGGCATCTTTGTCTTCCAGGGCTGCAGCCGGATGCGGCTGAGTTACGGAAATTAGAGGTAGTAGAGAAGCATCTTAAAAAATGTACAGATGCGCGTCGTGTAGGAGATTGGAAAAGTGTATTGAGGGAAAATGACTCTGCTATTGCTGCTGGAGCTGACTTTTCTCCCCAG CTCTCTATGTGTAGAGCGGAAGCACATTTGAAGCTCCACCAAATTGATGATGCTGAATCAGTCCTATCAAATATACCCAAATTAGACACATATACCAACTCCTCACAATCTAAGTTCTTTGGGATGCTTTCTGAAGCATATACTTACTTTGTCTTGGCCCAAATTGAGATGGCATTTGGAAG GTTTGAGAATGCAGTTACTTCTGCTGAGAAAGCTGGAAAGATTGATCCCCGAAACCTAGAAGTTGCGTCGCTGCTTCAAAATGTGCGAATGGTGGTGAGAGCTCGTGCCCGTGGCAATGATCTCTTCAAGTCTGAAAGGTTCACCGAAGCGTGCTTAGCTTATGGTGATGGTCTGAGGCTTGATCCTTCAAACTCTGTTCTATATTGCAACAGAGCAGCTTGCTGGTTTAAGCTTGGGATGTGGGAGCATTCCATTGAAGACTGCAACCAGGCCCTATGTATTAAACCGAATTACACAAAAGCTCTTCTTCGAAGGGCTGCATCAAACAGCAAG CTAGAAAGATGGGTCGATGCTGTTAGAGACTATGAGATCTTGAGGAGGGAGCTTCCTGATGACAATGAAGTTGCTGAATCATTGTTTCATGCTCAAGTTGCATTGAAAAAGTCTCGTGGGGAAGAAGTGCATAATATGAAGTTTGGGGGTGAAGTAGAAGAAATATTGGGTCTTGAGCAGTTCAGAGCTGCAATATGTTTACCAG GTGTCTCCGTGGTCCATTTCAAAGCAGCATCTGATTTGCAATGCAAGCAAATATCACCTTTCGTGGACACGCTCTGTGGTCGCTACCCATCCATAAATTTCCTCAAG GTTGACATTGAAGAAAGCCCAGCAGTTGCGAACATTGAAAATGTGAAGATTGTACCAACATTCAAGATATACAAAAAGGGTAGCCGAGTGAAGGAAATGGTGTGCCCCTGTCGCGAAATGTTAGAACACTCGGTCAGGCATTATAGCTTTTAG